A genomic segment from bacterium encodes:
- a CDS encoding DNA adenine methylase, producing MNRANPQQMTLIKEIPVFPSTRYQGSKLKIVDWIWENIKDLKFHTALDAFGGTGCVAYLFKQKGKQVTYNDILKFNWFIALALIENDSVTLTSNDITFLVTNHKEIKYPSFVYDTFKDIYFTDEENQWIDVVITNIDQLDNLYKRALAYYALFQSCIIKRPFNLFHRKNLYLRFSDVERNFGNKTTWDTPFSTHFRKFIGEVNQAVFSNGLQNKAVNLDVFDVEGNFDLVYIDTPYISKKGVGVDYFSFYHFLEGLVRYSEWEKMINYRTKHKKLRSDKNPWIDKNQICSAFERLIKKFADSILVISYRSDGIPTISELVNLLKKYKSDVEELTRKNYKYVLSNNDSEEVLLIGK from the coding sequence ATGAATAGAGCCAATCCCCAACAGATGACATTGATTAAGGAAATTCCTGTTTTTCCTTCTACCCGCTATCAAGGGAGCAAACTAAAGATAGTAGATTGGATATGGGAAAATATTAAAGATTTAAAGTTCCATACCGCTCTTGATGCATTTGGAGGCACGGGGTGTGTTGCCTACCTCTTTAAACAGAAAGGGAAACAGGTTACTTACAATGATATATTGAAATTCAATTGGTTTATAGCACTTGCCTTGATTGAAAATGACTCTGTAACCCTGACCTCAAATGATATAACCTTTTTAGTTACTAATCATAAAGAGATTAAATATCCTTCTTTTGTTTATGATACATTCAAGGACATCTATTTTACCGATGAAGAAAATCAATGGATAGATGTTGTTATTACTAATATAGATCAATTAGACAATCTATATAAAAGGGCTCTTGCTTATTATGCCCTTTTTCAGTCTTGTATAATTAAAAGACCATTTAATCTCTTTCATAGAAAGAATCTTTACTTAAGGTTTTCTGATGTTGAAAGGAACTTTGGGAATAAAACCACATGGGATACACCTTTTTCCACACATTTTAGAAAGTTTATTGGTGAAGTCAATCAAGCAGTGTTCTCTAATGGTTTGCAGAATAAAGCAGTTAATTTAGATGTTTTTGATGTTGAAGGAAACTTTGATCTGGTTTATATTGATACGCCATATATTTCAAAAAAGGGTGTAGGGGTTGATTATTTTAGTTTCTATCATTTTTTAGAGGGTTTGGTGAGGTATTCTGAATGGGAAAAGATGATTAATTATCGCACAAAACATAAAAAATTGAGAAGTGATAAAAATCCGTGGATTGATAAAAATCAAATTTGTTCAGCTTTTGAAAGATTAATTAAGAAGTTTGCAGATAGTATTCTGGTTATTTCATACAGGTCAGATGGTATCCCTACAATTTCCGAATTGGTAAATCTGTTAAAGAAATACAAATCAGATGTAGAAGAATTAACGCGCAAAAATTACAAATATGTTTTGAGCAACAACGATTCGGAAGAGGTCTTACTTATTGGAAAATAG
- a CDS encoding DUF433 domain-containing protein, with product MRKKNSRRNRYILNRITVNPKVMVGKPTIRGLRITVEQVLKALANGIPTEEVLKEYPELEPEDIHAVFVLCN from the coding sequence ATGAGAAAGAAAAATAGTAGGAGAAATAGATACATATTAAACAGAATTACCGTTAATCCTAAAGTAATGGTTGGTAAGCCGACTATTAGAGGATTAAGAATTACTGTTGAGCAAGTTTTAAAGGCTCTTGCTAATGGAATTCCAACTGAGGAAGTACTCAAAGAGTATCCAGAACTTGAGCCAGAAGATATTCATGCTGTTTTTGTATTATGCAACTGA